The following proteins are co-located in the Paludisphaera mucosa genome:
- a CDS encoding recombinase family protein produces the protein MRRPASPDGHPAPRDVELEIEIDGLIADAHRRLPRDECELVGAIYARYSTRTQGSIGDQVRSVLEAALKLKVFVPREHVCYDAAVRGCKDRRPGFDRLRALLARRGALQVVLIFATNRLSRRSYRSLQFVREEIVERGVRCVFTSSGIDTADGERWSLMLHANSMVDEVVVAAASGHIRAGQEGLFALGLVHGAVGFGYVGRAIEGRVTKKGLPARRYEVDPEAAPWVARAFEWYARDGVSIAEVARRLNDEPTAPLNPKLVAGWSQASVRRLLANGRYRGAWEYGRYQSVYKGREDYVVQVRRDEPLMSAQWEPLRIVPDDLWFRAQVRLGEGDRRAAGRKPRDGDRRSRPRTLAGLFFCAAHGRRMYAGGGHGKMMICKDCQATGKALKPLCSVLNRGLALTLTCAALARRLRRDEGLAAEVVAACRAAAAALQAPDPARLAGLRARDGSLTRRIGFLMDDPGLGDRDVRESKSKLQGLRREREAVAAELAGLEADAGRAVEVPDEDGAREMLA, from the coding sequence ATGCGCCGCCCAGCATCCCCGGACGGGCACCCCGCCCCCCGCGACGTCGAGCTCGAGATCGAGATCGACGGCCTGATCGCCGACGCCCACCGCCGGCTCCCCCGCGACGAGTGCGAGCTCGTCGGCGCGATCTACGCACGCTATTCCACCAGGACCCAGGGCAGCATCGGCGACCAGGTCCGGTCCGTCCTCGAGGCGGCCCTCAAGCTCAAGGTCTTCGTGCCCCGGGAGCACGTCTGCTACGACGCCGCCGTCCGGGGCTGCAAGGACCGCCGCCCCGGCTTCGACCGGCTCCGCGCCCTCCTTGCCCGGCGCGGCGCCTTGCAGGTCGTCCTCATCTTCGCCACCAACCGGCTCTCGCGCAGGTCCTACCGGTCGCTGCAGTTCGTCCGCGAGGAGATCGTCGAACGCGGCGTGCGCTGCGTCTTCACCTCGAGCGGCATCGACACGGCCGACGGCGAACGCTGGTCGCTGATGCTGCACGCCAACTCCATGGTCGACGAGGTCGTCGTCGCCGCGGCCTCCGGCCACATCCGCGCCGGCCAGGAGGGCCTGTTCGCGCTGGGCCTGGTCCACGGCGCGGTGGGCTTCGGCTACGTCGGCCGCGCGATCGAGGGCCGGGTCACCAAGAAAGGACTGCCCGCCCGCCGCTACGAGGTCGACCCCGAGGCCGCCCCCTGGGTGGCGCGGGCGTTCGAATGGTACGCCCGCGACGGCGTCTCGATCGCCGAGGTCGCGCGCCGCCTCAACGACGAGCCGACGGCCCCCCTCAACCCCAAGCTCGTCGCCGGCTGGTCCCAGGCGTCGGTCCGCCGGCTCCTGGCCAACGGCCGATACCGGGGGGCGTGGGAATACGGCCGCTACCAGTCCGTCTACAAGGGCCGGGAGGACTACGTCGTCCAGGTCCGCAGGGACGAGCCCCTGATGTCGGCCCAGTGGGAACCCCTGCGGATCGTCCCCGACGACCTCTGGTTCCGGGCCCAGGTCCGGCTCGGCGAAGGGGACCGCCGCGCCGCCGGCCGCAAGCCCCGCGACGGCGACCGCCGCTCCCGGCCCAGGACCCTGGCCGGCCTTTTCTTCTGCGCCGCGCACGGCCGCAGGATGTACGCCGGCGGCGGCCACGGCAAGATGATGATCTGCAAGGACTGCCAGGCGACGGGCAAGGCCCTGAAGCCCCTCTGCTCGGTGCTCAACCGGGGCCTGGCCCTGACCCTGACCTGCGCGGCCCTGGCCCGCCGGCTCCGGAGGGACGAGGGCCTGGCGGCGGAGGTCGTGGCGGCCTGCCGCGCCGCGGCGGCCGCGCTGCAGGCCCCGGACCCGGCCCGCCTCGCGGGGCTGCGGGCGCGGGACGGCTCGCTGACGCGGCGGATCGGATTCCTGATGGACGACCCCGGGCTCGGCGACCGCGACGTCCGCGAGTCCAAATCGAAGTTGCAGGGGCTGCGGCGCGAGCGCGAGGCCGTCGCCGCCGAGCTCGCCGGCCTGGAGGCCGACGCCGGCCGGGCGGTCGAGGTCCCCGACGAGGACGGCGCGCGCGAGATGCTCGC
- a CDS encoding excisionase family DNA-binding protein → MQLLNGNEVITPSKADAALAEESGRKLAAHLDRDAELRLEVKGTKEELKLPATALRLLVRVLAELGRGNAITLTPLRAELTTQQAADLLNVSRPHLVKLLDEGAMPSTKVGSHRRVLLTNLMAYREEWHAKRHATLDELAALSQDLEMGY, encoded by the coding sequence ATGCAGCTGCTCAACGGCAACGAGGTGATAACGCCGAGCAAAGCCGACGCGGCACTCGCCGAGGAATCGGGGCGAAAGCTCGCGGCCCATCTGGACCGCGACGCCGAGCTTCGCTTGGAAGTGAAGGGGACGAAGGAGGAGTTGAAGCTCCCCGCGACCGCGTTGCGGCTCCTCGTGCGTGTCCTGGCCGAGCTGGGGCGGGGGAACGCCATCACGCTCACCCCGCTCCGCGCCGAGCTGACGACGCAGCAGGCGGCCGACCTCCTGAACGTCTCCCGACCGCACCTGGTGAAGCTCCTCGACGAGGGGGCGATGCCGTCCACGAAGGTCGGCAGCCACCGGCGGGTCCTGCTCACGAACCTCATGGCCTATCGGGAGGAGTGGCACGCGAAGCGGCATGCCACCCTGGACGAACTCGCGGCGTTGAGCCAAGACCTCGAGATGGGCTACTGA
- a CDS encoding PIN domain-containing protein — protein MVAPRVLYDACVLYPAPLRDLLMRLALANLFQARWTDEIHDEWTRNVAANRPDVSPESLARCRRLMNEHVPDSLVTGYESLIQSLSLPDPDDRHVLAAAIHGGAGLIVTFNLSDFPASALGGYSIEAIHPDEFLANLWGEFPEAVLDAVSRQRAGLKNPPRSAGELLATLEQCGLAETVARLRAHAEEI, from the coding sequence ATCGTGGCCCCGAGAGTCCTTTACGACGCCTGCGTGCTCTATCCGGCACCGCTCCGCGACCTCCTCATGCGTCTCGCCCTTGCGAATCTGTTTCAGGCTCGCTGGACGGACGAAATCCATGACGAGTGGACGCGTAACGTGGCGGCAAACCGCCCCGACGTCTCGCCCGAGAGCCTGGCTCGCTGCCGCAGGCTGATGAACGAGCACGTCCCGGACAGCCTGGTGACGGGCTACGAGTCGCTCATCCAGAGTCTCAGCCTTCCCGACCCGGACGACAGGCATGTGCTCGCGGCGGCGATTCACGGAGGTGCCGGGCTCATCGTGACGTTCAACCTGAGCGACTTCCCGGCCTCGGCCCTCGGCGGCTATTCCATCGAGGCGATTCACCCCGACGAGTTCCTCGCGAACCTCTGGGGCGAGTTCCCGGAGGCGGTGCTCGATGCGGTGAGCCGCCAGCGTGCCGGCCTGAAGAACCCGCCGAGGTCGGCGGGCGAGCTGCTGGCCACGCTCGAACAGTGCGGCCTCGCCGAGACGGTCGCTCGGCTGCGTGCCCACGCGGAAGAGATTTGA
- a CDS encoding restriction endonuclease FokI C-terminal domain-containing protein, translating to MLTPEQSNRAVEVMREYLSAPRNPDGRTPLETQGGRDLKRARLIDAELKPLVASYLTGGTPLAEFKSKIDGINKRNEFWGFKGIKGQMFFNMVVNVADDEAECDQELKAAIALPTGEEIARSRIKTFHSYVKRIGHEFVESGGTKQGRPNPGSIPFFLSYFWQVQDRATWPVFYTNSVNTMVDLNLWQPSDELAEDYLAYKHIQEELAALFTQASGRPFDLYGVEHVFWFKGGNPYGDSKPLRDGERPTPTPPIPPTVQDAAASSRLPESYVPPVVAILTSMARNEPGLEAVAKASGTSLPRAFEKSIHAAFTVLGFDTKLLGQGSGRVPDGLALEHDNSYAILWDAKVREDGYSMGTDDRAIREYVMTQSRELKRKKTLRNIYYAVVSSGFKDDYDDLIRSIKMETDTNEVCLLEAAALVAMVDARLRNPLQVSLGSDGLQRLFSISGILTADDVLKNFG from the coding sequence ATGTTGACGCCGGAACAGAGCAACCGAGCCGTCGAGGTCATGCGAGAGTACCTCTCCGCTCCAAGAAACCCCGACGGACGAACGCCCCTCGAGACTCAGGGCGGTCGCGACCTGAAACGGGCCCGTCTGATTGACGCCGAACTCAAGCCCCTCGTCGCGAGCTATCTCACCGGGGGAACCCCTCTGGCCGAGTTCAAATCCAAGATAGACGGCATCAACAAACGCAACGAGTTCTGGGGCTTCAAGGGCATCAAGGGCCAGATGTTCTTCAACATGGTCGTCAACGTGGCCGACGACGAGGCCGAGTGCGACCAGGAGCTCAAGGCCGCCATCGCCCTGCCCACCGGCGAGGAGATTGCCCGAAGCCGCATCAAGACGTTCCACAGCTACGTCAAGCGAATCGGGCACGAGTTCGTCGAAAGCGGGGGGACGAAGCAAGGGCGGCCGAACCCCGGCAGCATCCCTTTCTTCCTGTCCTACTTCTGGCAGGTCCAAGACCGTGCCACATGGCCCGTCTTCTACACGAACAGCGTCAACACGATGGTCGACCTGAACCTTTGGCAGCCGAGCGACGAGTTGGCTGAGGACTACCTCGCCTACAAGCACATCCAGGAGGAGCTGGCCGCCCTGTTTACGCAGGCCTCGGGCCGTCCCTTCGACCTGTACGGGGTCGAGCACGTCTTCTGGTTCAAGGGCGGAAACCCCTACGGCGACTCGAAGCCGCTCCGCGACGGAGAAAGGCCGACGCCAACGCCGCCGATTCCACCGACCGTGCAGGACGCCGCGGCGTCCTCCCGGTTGCCCGAAAGTTACGTCCCGCCGGTCGTAGCCATTCTCACGAGTATGGCTCGGAACGAGCCCGGCTTGGAGGCCGTGGCCAAAGCTTCTGGGACCAGTTTGCCGAGGGCTTTCGAGAAGAGCATCCATGCCGCGTTCACCGTCCTGGGCTTCGACACGAAGCTCCTCGGCCAGGGTAGCGGTCGCGTCCCGGACGGGCTCGCGTTGGAGCACGACAACTCGTACGCCATCCTCTGGGATGCGAAGGTCCGCGAAGACGGCTACAGCATGGGCACCGACGACCGGGCCATCCGCGAGTACGTCATGACCCAGAGCCGCGAGTTGAAGCGGAAGAAGACCCTACGGAACATCTACTACGCCGTCGTTTCGAGCGGGTTCAAGGACGACTACGACGACCTCATCCGCTCCATCAAGATGGAGACGGACACGAACGAGGTCTGCCTCTTGGAGGCTGCCGCATTGGTGGCCATGGTCGACGCGAGACTACGCAACCCCTTGCAGGTCTCCCTGGGTTCGGACGGCTTGCAGCGACTCTTCAGCATCAGCGGCATCCTCACGGCCGACGACGTTCTCAAGAACTTCGGCTGA
- a CDS encoding cold shock domain-containing protein has translation MEPIDVAFEKFQTIVDDELPRYVDTLVTEADVRLKLIDRVFIEVLGWPREAIFLESDAGKKFIDYLCKTDGLNRLVIEAKRDERDLGIKADHAGRYFKLNGSVFSSPDFQEGLNQAILYCGFRSAELACVTNGRQWVVFRGRGSEGRDVEEGQACVFGSLESVRTRFTLFYDLLSYEAVRGLRYKAEFQAAGNQPLCPSNFRSPIRKPDSRTTPEYDKLYDDIDKIMMLFFRDLKGEDDAEMRRRCFVTTDESIHAEESIARISTELRNKVQTIKTSDSRAETHAITKTVERVKGGGREFIVLVGTKGAGKSTFIERFFKDILPSKIRDDCRIIKVDLSKSEGEEKTVVAWLDQHLLVETERAVFGDKHPTYDQLRGIYNEEYERWRDGPFEGLYTRDYNQFRDKFGEHINNRREQRPHEYLENLLHRIVHSDRKAPCLIFDNTDHFDIDFQDRVFQYARSIYENILCLVLVPITDKTSWQLTRQGAIHSFFYESFFLPTPSPDVVLKKRVDYIGEITQTEKKATKGTGYLWNKHRLEVENLEMFTSSVQTVFINTGEVAKWIGNLANQDIRRCLELTRWIITSSHIKVKELLSASITHTSMEVHPDNVKSAIIRGKYDIYPSSAVNEFVHNVFALESQLDTSPLLALRILKFLEDTCSQLSGSDSRYVELEAIKKFFLDMGFDERAVTQLLAAMLRIGFVLGYDPTISKIEKTSKLEIAPSGRQHLSWALGDWIYIEAMMEVTPLLSEEVHREIGDFIKVELPYARRRALKAFVSYLLTEDAKYTRLPDHPRYASQGTVQTRLEEQLAKLSKPMSQVTSSRYGRPFGRVVSWDAERAFGFIEQDGQATELLFVHITNLIGDLQSLAVGTMVEFDIGPGKQNKPRAFDVVPL, from the coding sequence ATGGAGCCTATCGACGTCGCATTTGAGAAATTCCAAACAATCGTCGACGACGAGCTTCCGCGATACGTCGACACCCTCGTTACCGAAGCGGATGTCCGCCTCAAACTCATTGACCGCGTCTTCATCGAGGTGCTCGGGTGGCCGCGTGAAGCCATTTTTCTTGAGAGCGATGCAGGCAAGAAGTTTATTGATTATTTATGCAAGACGGATGGCCTCAATCGCTTGGTCATCGAGGCAAAACGGGATGAGCGAGACCTCGGTATAAAAGCTGACCACGCAGGGCGATACTTCAAACTCAATGGCTCAGTCTTCAGCAGCCCCGATTTCCAGGAGGGATTGAATCAGGCGATTCTCTACTGTGGCTTTCGGAGTGCCGAACTGGCCTGTGTAACGAATGGCCGGCAATGGGTTGTATTCCGGGGAAGAGGTAGCGAGGGCCGAGACGTGGAAGAAGGCCAGGCATGCGTGTTCGGCAGCCTGGAAAGCGTCCGAACTCGCTTCACCCTATTCTATGACCTTCTTTCCTATGAAGCCGTGAGGGGTCTTCGATACAAAGCTGAATTCCAAGCGGCGGGAAACCAGCCCCTCTGCCCCTCGAATTTCCGCTCGCCCATACGGAAACCTGATTCGCGGACGACCCCGGAGTACGACAAGCTCTACGACGATATTGATAAGATTATGATGCTCTTCTTCCGCGACCTGAAAGGCGAGGATGATGCCGAGATGAGGCGGCGATGCTTCGTCACGACCGACGAAAGCATCCACGCGGAAGAGAGCATTGCTCGCATCTCGACCGAGTTGCGGAACAAGGTTCAGACCATCAAGACGAGCGACTCGAGGGCCGAGACTCACGCGATAACGAAGACCGTCGAACGGGTTAAGGGAGGGGGTCGCGAGTTCATCGTCTTGGTTGGCACAAAGGGAGCCGGTAAGTCGACGTTCATCGAGAGGTTCTTTAAAGACATACTGCCGAGCAAAATCCGGGACGACTGTAGGATTATCAAGGTCGACCTTTCAAAGAGTGAAGGTGAAGAAAAGACGGTCGTGGCGTGGCTGGACCAACACCTACTCGTTGAGACCGAACGGGCGGTGTTCGGCGATAAACACCCTACGTACGACCAGCTTCGTGGAATCTATAACGAGGAGTATGAACGGTGGCGGGACGGGCCGTTCGAGGGCCTCTACACCCGGGATTATAACCAGTTCAGGGACAAGTTTGGCGAACACATAAACAATCGCCGCGAACAGCGTCCCCACGAGTATCTCGAGAACTTGCTCCACCGGATTGTCCATTCTGACCGCAAAGCCCCCTGCCTCATCTTCGACAACACGGACCACTTCGACATCGACTTCCAAGACCGCGTGTTCCAGTACGCTCGCTCCATATACGAGAACATTCTTTGCCTCGTGCTGGTGCCTATCACGGATAAAACTAGCTGGCAGCTCACACGACAAGGGGCAATTCACTCGTTCTTCTACGAGTCGTTCTTCCTGCCCACGCCGTCGCCGGATGTCGTCTTAAAGAAGCGAGTTGACTATATCGGCGAGATAACGCAGACCGAGAAGAAGGCGACCAAGGGGACAGGCTATCTCTGGAACAAGCACAGGCTCGAGGTCGAGAACCTCGAGATGTTCACCAGCAGCGTCCAGACGGTTTTCATCAACACCGGCGAGGTCGCCAAATGGATAGGGAACCTCGCGAACCAGGACATCCGCCGCTGCCTGGAATTGACTCGCTGGATTATCACGTCATCGCACATTAAGGTTAAGGAACTACTTTCAGCTTCGATAACTCATACGTCGATGGAAGTGCACCCGGACAACGTCAAATCGGCCATCATCCGAGGCAAGTACGACATCTACCCATCGTCAGCTGTGAACGAGTTCGTGCATAACGTCTTCGCCCTTGAATCCCAGCTCGATACTTCGCCACTGCTCGCGCTTCGAATCCTCAAGTTCTTGGAGGATACGTGCTCTCAGTTGAGCGGTTCTGACTCGAGATATGTTGAGCTTGAAGCTATCAAGAAATTCTTCCTCGACATGGGATTCGACGAACGAGCCGTCACGCAGTTGCTGGCCGCCATGCTCAGAATCGGATTTGTGCTCGGATACGACCCGACGATTTCCAAGATTGAGAAGACGTCTAAGCTGGAGATAGCTCCTTCGGGCCGTCAACACTTGTCATGGGCCCTGGGCGATTGGATCTACATCGAGGCGATGATGGAGGTAACTCCGCTTCTCAGCGAGGAGGTGCATCGGGAAATCGGCGACTTCATCAAAGTGGAACTGCCTTACGCACGACGACGAGCCCTGAAGGCTTTCGTCTCCTATCTCCTGACCGAGGACGCCAAATACACGCGGCTTCCCGACCATCCTCGATACGCTTCTCAAGGCACGGTGCAGACGCGGCTTGAAGAACAATTGGCCAAGCTCTCGAAGCCGATGAGCCAAGTCACGTCTTCTCGTTACGGCCGCCCGTTCGGCCGGGTCGTGTCGTGGGACGCCGAAAGAGCCTTCGGGTTCATCGAACAGGATGGCCAAGCAACGGAACTTTTATTTGTCCATATTACTAACCTGATAGGCGACCTCCAGTCACTCGCCGTTGGCACGATGGTGGAATTCGACATCGGGCCGGGCAAGCAAAACAAGCCTCGAGCATTTGACGTCGTACCTCTCTAA
- a CDS encoding tyrosine-type recombinase/integrase: MPFVRGPKHVVTRGKTPYLAADDARKLLDSIKGSTLLDLRDRALIALMTFSFGRISAVLGTTVDDYYANGKKWRVRLHEKGGRFLEVPVHHKAEEYLDAYIQAAGIEGDRSGPLFRTSKGKTGRLAVKPLGRKNAWDMVKRRALAAGLTHKLCNHSFRATGITAYIAGGGTVEKAQKMAGHASTKTTELYNRTDDEITLDEVERIAI; the protein is encoded by the coding sequence GTGCCATTCGTCCGGGGCCCGAAGCACGTCGTCACGCGGGGAAAGACCCCCTACCTCGCGGCCGACGACGCAAGGAAGCTCCTCGACTCCATCAAAGGCTCGACGCTGCTCGACCTCAGGGACCGGGCCCTCATCGCTCTGATGACCTTCTCGTTCGGCCGCATCAGTGCCGTGCTGGGAACGACCGTCGACGATTACTACGCGAACGGCAAGAAGTGGCGGGTGCGGCTCCACGAGAAGGGCGGCCGGTTCCTCGAAGTGCCGGTTCACCACAAGGCCGAGGAGTACCTCGACGCCTACATCCAGGCGGCGGGCATCGAGGGCGACAGGAGCGGGCCGCTATTCCGCACGTCCAAGGGGAAGACCGGGAGACTCGCCGTCAAGCCGCTCGGCAGGAAGAACGCTTGGGACATGGTGAAGCGAAGGGCCCTCGCGGCGGGGCTCACGCACAAGCTCTGCAACCACTCGTTCCGAGCGACCGGCATCACCGCTTACATCGCCGGGGGCGGCACGGTCGAGAAGGCCCAGAAGATGGCCGGACATGCGAGCACGAAGACGACCGAGCTTTACAACCGGACCGATGACGAAATCACGCTCGACGAGGTCGAGCGAATCGCGATTTAA
- a CDS encoding IS4 family transposase: protein MFNYAQGRLRHQIDLLRQQFVQEGGLPFADVLSASGLEEALREIEATWNDRIYAPLVTLWVFIGQVLNADQSCRAAVARLIAHRVSQGLEPCSSETGAYCQARKRLPERFFAAVARLVGRNLDARVDPQWLWKGRRVCLFDGSTVSMPDTPENRREYPLAYNQVPGTSFAPARIGAIISLSCGAILDLGVCRYAGKGQGEVSLLRQLWDVLRPGDVLLGDRLMSGWVGMYLLKQRGVDTVSRLSAHRRADFRKGTRLGKDDHVVVWKKPSSIRSVDRATYNALPEAITVREVRFRVVQPGFRTRSVVVVTTILDPGLASAEELASLYRARWNNELDLRSIKITLQMDVLRCKTPELVRKEIWAHVLAYNLIRTVMAQAATIENVEPRSISFKATLQVLEAFRPLIAYRAHSGADDQEELYEQLLGAIAVHRVADRPDRFEPRMTRKGPRGYEELKRPRREIKLHMLKRASKI from the coding sequence ATGTTCAACTACGCGCAGGGACGTCTTCGGCATCAGATCGACCTCCTCCGCCAACAGTTCGTCCAGGAAGGCGGACTCCCCTTCGCCGACGTCCTATCCGCCAGCGGCCTCGAGGAGGCCCTCCGTGAGATCGAGGCGACCTGGAATGACCGCATCTACGCCCCGTTGGTAACCCTCTGGGTGTTCATCGGACAGGTGCTCAACGCCGACCAGTCCTGCCGCGCCGCCGTCGCGCGGCTGATCGCCCACCGGGTCTCACAGGGGCTCGAGCCGTGCAGCTCCGAGACGGGGGCGTATTGCCAGGCGCGGAAGCGCCTGCCCGAGCGGTTCTTCGCCGCCGTGGCCCGCCTCGTGGGGCGGAACCTGGACGCGCGAGTCGACCCGCAGTGGCTTTGGAAGGGCCGCCGCGTCTGCCTGTTCGACGGCTCGACGGTCTCCATGCCCGACACCCCGGAGAACCGCCGGGAATACCCTCTGGCCTACAACCAAGTGCCCGGGACGAGCTTCGCCCCCGCCCGGATCGGGGCGATCATCTCGCTGTCCTGCGGCGCGATCCTCGACCTGGGCGTCTGCCGCTACGCCGGCAAGGGCCAGGGCGAGGTCAGCCTGCTGCGCCAGCTGTGGGACGTGCTCCGCCCCGGCGACGTGCTGCTGGGCGACCGCCTGATGTCGGGCTGGGTCGGAATGTACCTGCTCAAGCAACGCGGGGTCGACACCGTCAGCCGCCTGTCGGCGCACCGCCGGGCCGACTTCCGCAAGGGGACCCGCCTGGGCAAGGACGATCACGTGGTCGTGTGGAAGAAGCCGTCGTCGATCCGCTCGGTGGACCGGGCGACGTACAACGCGCTGCCCGAGGCGATCACCGTCCGCGAGGTTCGCTTCCGCGTAGTGCAGCCCGGGTTCCGGACGCGGTCGGTCGTCGTCGTGACGACCATCCTGGACCCCGGGCTGGCGAGTGCGGAGGAGCTGGCTTCGCTCTACCGGGCCAGGTGGAACAACGAGTTGGATTTGCGTTCGATCAAAATCACCTTGCAGATGGATGTTTTGCGGTGCAAGACGCCGGAGCTGGTGCGCAAGGAGATCTGGGCCCACGTCCTGGCGTACAACCTGATCCGCACGGTGATGGCACAGGCGGCGACCATCGAAAATGTGGAACCTCGCTCGATCAGCTTCAAAGCGACGCTCCAGGTTCTCGAAGCGTTCCGGCCGCTGATCGCCTACCGGGCGCACAGCGGTGCGGACGACCAAGAGGAACTCTACGAGCAACTGCTCGGGGCCATCGCCGTGCATCGCGTGGCCGACCGGCCCGACCGGTTCGAGCCCCGCATGACCAGGAAGGGGCCGAGAGGGTATGAGGAATTGAAGCGGCCGCGAAGGGAGATCAAACTCCATATGCTCAAACGAGCTAGCAAAATCTAA
- a CDS encoding phage integrase N-terminal SAM-like domain-containing protein produces MMCDLARADNRRIVLPALIAQEGDRAGRRFVEFFTAQIRNKNTRAAYAHATAQFLRWCEERRLTLQTIEPVAVAAYIEQLSELREAPTVKQHLAAIKMLLDWMVTGQVIPTNPAASVRGRMALRFC; encoded by the coding sequence ATGATGTGTGACCTCGCCCGAGCCGACAACCGCAGGATAGTCCTCCCCGCCCTCATCGCCCAGGAGGGCGACCGGGCCGGGAGACGCTTCGTCGAGTTCTTCACCGCCCAAATCAGGAACAAGAACACGCGGGCCGCCTACGCCCACGCGACCGCCCAGTTCCTCCGCTGGTGCGAAGAGCGACGCCTCACGCTCCAGACCATCGAGCCCGTCGCCGTCGCGGCCTACATCGAGCAGCTCTCCGAGCTGCGTGAGGCCCCGACCGTGAAGCAGCACCTGGCCGCCATCAAGATGCTCCTCGACTGGATGGTGACCGGCCAGGTGATTCCAACGAACCCGGCCGCATCGGTCCGGGGCCGAATGGCACTTAGATTTTGCTAG